GGGGCAAGGTAATAGAACTGGGAAAGGAATGGAAGgatggactagaacagttcagaaggaaaggtgtagggtaaattttatatatatatatatacacacatatacacacacacacacacataaacctcttaattatatgtatactaatgccagaaggcACTGGTGCCAATTATTGGTACAATTATTAATGGTacgcactcagattgggtcactgtcactagtggggtacctcaggggtcagtattgggtcctattatcttcaatatatttattaaccctttcatgaccaagggtcattgatgccccagtgtccaggtcaaaatttacaaatctgacatgcgtcactttatgtggcaatagctttggaacacttttacatatccacgccattctgagtttgttttctcgtgacacattgtacttcatgatagtcatatatttgagtcaatatatttcacctttatttatgaaaaaaatccaaaatttaccaaaaatttggaaaacttcacaattttccaaattaaaaatttctctgcttctaaaacagaaagtcatacctaataaaatatttattacttaaccccttcctgaccgcaatctgtatatatacagatctgtgcagccccccatctgtgccccatcttccacagtgctgccccctccttgagtccgccccctgctggcgtgacaccctcccccccccttccagcgctgcccccctgctgtgtttgatggcggcggctccattcctgagtgacagctctatgctgacactctgctgtaagttctgtaaccccaggaatggagccgccgccatcaaacacagcaggggggcagcgctggaagggggggggggggggatggaaatggtcacggccagcaggaggaatggagggggcactgtggacacaagatggggcacagatggagggggcactgtggacacaaGATGCCGCAcagataaagggggcacagatggggggctgcacaaggacactgatttcaggctctgatctgcagagcgcagatcagagcctgaaaccagtattttttttcactgccgcgatccgattggttagtctgtacagactaaccaatcggatcgattgccggcaaggggccactctgattggtcccttgccggcattactgcactgtatgctgtccgtgacagcattcAGGGCAggagcagaagctttaatccaagcgctttgcagcgcttggattaaagagctgccagaacgtatatatacgtggtagctgcacggggtatgtgcagctatcacatatatatacagattgcggtcgggaaggggttaatgatcttgtagaagccttgcacagtaaaatatcaattttcgcagatgacactaaactgtgtaaagtaattaacactgaagaggacaatatactgctagagatggatctggatagattagaggcttgggcagagaagtggcagatgaggtttaatactgacaaatgtaaggttatgcaaatggaaaggaataatgcaaatcccccgtacatactaaatggtaagacactgggtaacactgacatggataaggacctaggaattttagtgaacagcaaattaagctgtagaaaccagtgtcaggcagctgctgccaaggccaataagataatgggttgaatcaaaaggggcatagatacccatgatgagaacatagtcctaccactttacaaatcactagtcagaccacacatggagtactgtgtacagttctgggctcctgtgaacaaggcagacatagcagagctggagagggttcagaggagggcaactaaagtaataactggaatggggcaactacagtaccctgaaagattatcgaaattagggttattcactttagaaaaaaagacgacggaggggagatttaattaccatgtataaatatatcaggggtcagtatagagatctctcccatcatctatttatccccaggactgtgactgtgacgaggggacatcctctgcgtctggaggaaagaaggtttgtacacaaacatagaagaggattctttacggtaagagcagtgagactatggaactctctgcctgaggaggtggtgatggcgagctcactaaaagagttcaagaggggcctggatgtatttctggagggtaataatattacaggctatagctactagagaggggcctggatgtatttctggagggtaataatattacaggctatagatactagagaggggtcgttgatccagagagttatcagattgcctgaatggagtcgggaaggaattttttttccccttaaagggaacctgtcaccgggatttgatgtatagagccgagaacatgggttgctagatggccgctagcacatccgtaatacccagtccccatagctctgtgtgcgcttttattgtggaaaaaaaaaaatgatttgatccatatgcaattTACcccgagatgtgtcctgtacgtgagaggaatccagcgtgaaggagcgcagcaccgccccgcatcctcagaatctcctctttGCTCCCCTGATGTCAgacagccagagcgccgtaatctcgcgatgcgcgagctagggtatttgcatatggatcaaatcgtttttttccacaataaaagcacacagagctatggggactgtgtattgcggatgtgctagcaacaatctagcaacccatgtcctcagctctatacatccaatcccggtgacaggttccctttaagtggggaaaattggcttctacctcacagggttttttgttttgtttttgccttcctctggatcaacttgcaggataacaggccgaacttgatggacataactcttttttcagccttatatactatgttacctaATCCAGAGTGCTCTAGACCTCAGAATGGGTTGAagtttcaccttccaacaagacaatgaccctaagcccacagccaagacaacacaggaatgGCTTAAGGACAACTCTGTTAATGTCCtccagtggcccagccagagccctgacttgaactcaATCGCACATCTCTGGATAGCCCTGAAAATGGCTGACCACCAACGGTCCCCATCAAGCTTGACAGAGCTTGTGAGGATCTGTAGAGAAAAATGGcataaaatccccaaatccaggtgtgcaaaccttgtggcatcatatgaGAACCAACCAAAGGAAATGGGTCAATTAAGTACAAAAACACAAATAATACTGAGTTAATCAAAAAATAACATGATTTTATTGAGAATCACAAAAGGACATAATTGGCAACAGGTCAcaatacataaaaatattaaaaaccaagaggaccgatggtgggCTGTTGGTATATATTTGTAAAGTGCAAAAATTATGATTGGTCACTAGTAAAAAGGTTTATTCAACCAAACCACTATGGCTCAAAAAtacatagtacaaaaaaaaaaaccctcatattgtgtgtataaatatatacacacatacatatatacatacatacacaacaGACACCTAAACATGTGGGTGATAATACACACAAGGGCTCACTGAGGCAATAGAGCAGCAAAAATGTAATAGGCACAGAAAATACTGACCAACCAGCCTCGTATACCACACACGACCACCACCAGTCCACTCCCCATGCACATTTCGCGTTAGCTTTTTCAAGggggcatcatacccaagaagactagaggctgccaaaggtgcttcaactaagtactgattTAAGAGTCTGGGTACATGAGAATGCAAGATTTTTGGCCTATCCCCCTCTGGCTTGTTTGACAGGTCTCATTCTATTTACGTTTAATGAACGCTTCTCCCTGTGCTAGGTTCATTTTAAAATGACAGTATGTTTTCTCTACAATGAAGcagaatttgacaaaaaaaaaaaaccacacacaccATTTCTTTGTAAATGGGGAGTCTGTTACAATGTCATGTTGCCCATGGTTAGGGTAGCCTGATTGATGACCAGTTCTCTTTAAGGCCCCtgtcacacaggcgagttttccgtgcgggtgcgatccgtgcggcgaacgtatggcacccgcactaaatcctgacccattcatttctatggggctgtgcacatgagcgatgtttttaacgcatcacttgtgcgttcagttgaaatcgcagcatgctctatattttccgattttgacgtgacgcaggccccatagaagtgaatggggtgtgtgaaaatcggaaggcatccgcaagcaagtacggatgccgtgcgatttgcacgcatggttgctgggagaccatcgggatggagacccgatcattattattttcccttataacatggttataagggaaaatactggtttagtttaccggtaaatccttttccaggagtccgacatgacagcacccatggaggttgtcctattggtctctgtagggacaggaagcgagagagattaaaaggcccccacccctcccactctccagtgttttaccaaattactacaccggataggATCCAACACCTTTATTAATACAATGTTATATTCACACTGCTTACAAGGCTGGAACCAGCATAACGGGGAGGGTAGtacagggtgctgtcatgtcggactcctggaaaaggatttaccggtaaactaaaccagtatttccaggacgtccctccatgacagcacccatggagaactaacaactGAATCTCCTAGGGGGGGGACTACTGCCTGAAGGACTTTCCGCCCAAAGGCCAAGTCCTGTCCGGCCAAAACGTCTAGCCTGTAATGTTTGGCAAAAGTCAGGAAGCTAGACCAGGTTGCCGCTTTGCAAATCTGGTCAATTGTAGCGTCGGCCCTTTCGGCCCAGGAAGTTGCCATTGCTCTCGTGGAATGTGCCTTCAGATTTAAGGGGCAGGCTATTTCTTGCAGCCTGTATGTTTCTCTGATGGTGTCCTTAATCCACCGAGCCAGCGTCTGTTTTGAGGCCTTCAAGCCTCTATTCTTCccaccgaactggatgaacagattACTTGATCTTCTCCAGGAACTGGTTCTGTCCAGATAGGCCAGGATTGCTCTTCTAACGTCCAGCCTCTGGAATCTTTCCTCCTGTATATTTTTGGGGAGGGAACAAAATGAAGGGAGTGTTAGCTCTTGTTCTCTATGGAAAGCAGAGACCACCTTAGGTAGAAAGGCTGGGTCTGGCTTCAAGATTATGCGGTCATCCAAAATCCTTAAGTAAGGTTGTTTAATTGACAAGGCTTGGATTTCCCCTATCCTGCGGGCTGTggttatagccagaagaaacactGCTTTGAGAGACAGAAATTTTTCGGATATCTGCCCAATCGGCTCAAACGGAGGATCGCATAATCCTTCTAGAACTACGTTCAGACTCCAGGGGGGAACCGACTGTCTTAAAGTGGGCCTCAATCTGGAAGCTGCTTTTAGAAAGCTTCTAATCCACCTATGATCTGCAAGGGGAGTATCGAGACAACAGCTGAGTGCCGAGACCTGTACTTTGAGTGTGCTGGGTTTCAGACCTGCATCAAACCCCTCCTGAAGGAACTCTAAAATACAACCCACCGTGGGGGATCTGGCATCTGCCTGGTTCTGTGACAACCAGGATGAGAACTTTTTCCAAATCTTGTTGTATATTGCTCTTGTAATAGGTTtgcggcagctctgtaaagttgaAATTACCTTGTCCGAGAGTCCCTTGTTCCTTAAGGTTTGCCTCTCAGGATCCACGCTGTAAGGTTCAGTTTGTCCAGGTTGGGGTGAAACAGAGGACCTTGTGATAGTAGGTCTTGTCTTCTTGGAAGGGTTATTGGTTCCCTGATGGACATGGTCTTTAGAACCGAAAACCAGGCTCTCTTGGGCCAAGCTGGAGCTACCAAGATCAGCGTGGATGAGCACCctctcaatttcttcaggattagcggtatgaggagaagtgggggaaaaGCGTAGGCTAGGCTCATATCCCAAGGTTGGGAAAGAGCATCCACCGCCAGTGGTCCTCCTCTTGGGTCTAGCGAGAAGAAATAGTCCAGCTGAGTATTTCTGCTGGACGCAAATAAATCCACTTGAGGTCTCCCCCACTGTTGGCAAATCATTTGGAATACCTCCTGGTTCAACTTCCATTCCCCTGGCCTGACTAATTGTCGGCTGAGAAAGTCCGCTGTGTAATTGAGAGATCCCTTCAGGTGTGTGGCTGAAATGGACAAGATCTTCTCCTCTGACCAGCTGAAGATGAGATTCGCTAGGTCCTGGAGATGAGGATTCTTCGTCCCTCCTTGTCTTTTTATGTAGCAAACTGTTGTTACGTTGTCCGATAGCACTCGGACATGATGACCTATGAGGAGATGTTCTGCCGCTCTTAGGGACTCCCAGACCGCTTTCAATTCCCTGTAGTTTGAGGATCTTAGGGCGTCTGCGTCGGACCAACTGCCCTGAAAGAACTGGTCCCCTAGGTGGGCTCCCCAACCATGGCTGCTTGCGTCCGTGGTTAATGTTTTGAGCGGTATCGTGTTCCAGGCAACTCCTCGGGACAGGTTTTCTGTTACCAACCACCAGGAGAGGGAGTTTACCGCCCCGTCTGAAAGAGATACCTTGGTGTTTAGTGATCTGTGGTCCTTGTCCCAAGAAGCGAGGACCTCCGCCTGGAGGGTTCTTGTATGGAACTGGGCCCAAGGAACAGTTGTGATGCATGAGGTCATCAGTCCTAGGACCTGCATGGCTTCCCGCAGAgtccgttttttctttagttTGAAGGCTCTTATTCTTTCCCTTATGCTGACTTGCTTGTCTTGGGGAAGAAGAGAGTACTGGGTCACGGAATTTAGGAGGGTTCCTAGGAACTTCTTTTGCGTTGCTGGTTGTAGGTCCGATTTCTCCAGGTTTATTTTCCATCCTAgacgagtgagtaaagatagagtCCTTCCTTTGTGAAGCTCTAACTCCTCCTCTGAGTCTGCCACAAGCAGAAAGTCGTCTAGGTAGGGGACTATagttacctgtctctgtcttagataggcaactatctccgccactacctttgtgaagatgCGTGGGGCTGATGAAATTCCAAACGGGAGACATTGGAACTGGAAATGCATAATCCTTCCGTCCTTCTTGATTGCGAACCTCAAATATTGCTGACAATGAGGGTGAATGGGGACGTGATAATATGCGTCCTTTAGATCCAGGGTGCATAGGAACGCCCCTGGGCTTATCAACGGAATTGCagattttattgattccatcttgaaatgaTGATGTGTTAtccatttgttcagaaatttcagaTTGATGATGGTTCTCTTGGAGCCATCTGGTTTTGTGATGAGGAAGAGTTTTGAGTAGTGACCTTTGAACTCCTCTGAAGGAGGGACTTGTACAATTGCGCCTAAAGTCAGAAGTTTTTGGATGTCCGTCAGGAGCTGGTCCTGCAGAGAGGTCGATTGAAAGACTGTGGTCTGGaatagatgaggaggaggaaggcgAAACTCTATCTTGAACCCCGTTCGGATGGATTCCAGGATGTATTGGTTTTTGGTTATCCTGGTCCATTCTTCCCAAAAgaactggagtctgccccctactggcctggcgtcattgtttctcAGGCTTGGAATTGGGGTTAAAAAGGAAACCTCGACCTTTTccccctttggggtagctccaccttCCAGTCTTCCCTTTACCTCTGGGAGTGCCCTGGAAGCTGCTGGTTGTCTTACGAAAGGGCAAAGGTTTCTTTCCTTTTTCCTCCGGAAACCCCTTCTTTCTGTCCGCTGTCTTCTCCAGGATCTCATCCAGTACCGGACCAAAGAGGTGAGAACCTTTAAGGGGTAAGGCGCATAGTTTATTCTTGGAGGCTATATCCCCCGACCAGGGTTTTAGCCACAGGGCTCTCCTTGCCGTATTGgttagggagtctgtttttgctgCAAATCTTATGGACTCTGCTGAGGCGTCTGCTACAAAGGATGCAGCCATCTTAAATAGGGGTAATGACGCCAGGATCTCTTCCTTAGGGGTGTCTTGCCTAAGATGTTCTTCCAGCTGGTTCACCCAAAGACACAGAGATCTGGCCACGGACGTAGCAGCAATATTGGTGTTAATGCTATTGGCCGAAACTTCCCATGCTCTTTTGAGCAAACCGTCGATCTTCCGATCCATTGGCTCCTTTAACTGGGCTGAGTCCTCAAAGGGGAGGGTGGTTCTTTTTACCACCTTCGCCACCTGGATATCGACTTTAGGGACTACATCCCACAGTTTTGTGTCCTCCGGGTTGAACAAAAGCCTGTTCTTAAATTCCCGCGGTATATACAATCTCTTATCGGCGTCAGCCCATTCGTCTATGACTAGGTCCTTCAAATTCTCGTTCACCGGGAACAATTTTTTCTTCCTAGCTTTTAAGCCGCCGAACATCTCGTCCTGTATCGAGCGAGTCTGCTCCTCTTCCTCTATATCCATAGTCTGTCTTACAGCCGACAGGAGGGGATCTAGATCTTCTTGTGAGAAGAGATATCTTCTCTGATCGTCGGCCATATGGGAAGAACCCTGATCGTCGTCCCCCTTTAAGGTTTCCCCTTCTGAAAGGTATAAGCCTTCTTCTTCAGAATCCGACTCCCTGAGCACACGGGGtcttttggggggaggggagacgGCACAGGGTTTCTGCGCTACACTAGAGCTGGCCGCCTGGATCTCCTCTTTCACAATCACTCTCAGGTCTGCCAGAAGGGAGGATTGTTCGTCTCTGAGGATCTTTGCTAGGCAGTcactacacagggcttttatatATGCCTCCCCCAGTCTCTTTGAGCATAGCGCACACCTTCTGGGTTTCTTTTTAGGCTCTCCCAGCGACTTAACCGTGGTGTCTTTCTCCCCCTAGTAGGAAGAGAGAGAGACCATTAGCCCAGCGTAAGGAATAACGGAGAGGGACCTGGATATATCTCACTTTACTTACATGACTCGGGGTAGGGATGTCTGCGCTAGTGTCCTGCATAGCTGACATCTGGACCTCCATACCACACCTGGACAGCAAACTGACATTCAATTTAAGTCCTACCTGGTCCACCCGTTGCCGCACGGCTCCGCCTCCTTATttccaggtggggggggggactcaATGCCATGCAGAGTCGACCCCCCCCTGCGTGCATTCCGCCGGGCTCGGCGttccctgggcgccgccatctttcttTCGCCCATGTGACCCGCACTTCCGGTCACATGGGCTGCACGCCGAACGGGAGGAGCGCCGAGCGCAGGAGCCGCAGCCGATCCCAGAGCTCCCGAACCCGGAAGAAGCGGCCCCGGCTCCCTGATACCGCGGCCACCACACAGCGCTCCCGACCGCTTTCAGCTCCTCGCCGATGCGGCCAGAAAAGAAGGTATCTGGGGAAGCCAGGGGACCTCTACCCAGAGAGGTGCTAGCTtttagggcccccgaagcctgaagaggagagggagacCCCCCCGACCAGGCTCGGCCCTATATAGATTCCCAGGGCAGGGAAAAGATTCTCTCGGCTCccatccctgtagggacaggaagaacactggagagtgggaggggtgggggccttttaatctctctcgcttcctgtccctacagagaccaataggacaacctccatgggtgctgtcatggagggacgtcctggaaataatagcattctgaatacagaatgcatagtaaaccagcgctagaggggttaaaaaaaaataaaaaaataatttaactcaccttagtccacttgctcgcgaagcccggcatctccttgtgtctccgctgctgatgaacaggacctggggtgagctactccattaaatagagcttaaggaccttcgatgacgtcactccggtcatcacatgatcttttaccatggtgaatcaccatggtaaaagatcatgtgacgtaccatgtgatgaccggagtgacgtcatcgaaggtccttaacctgtatttaatggagcagctcaccccaggtcctgttcatcagcagcggagacacaaggagatgccagcttcgcgagcaagtggactaaggcgagttaaattttttttaattttttttttaactcctctagcgctggtttactatgcattctgtattcagaatgctattattttcccttataaccatgttataagggaaaataatacaatcttcagaacatcaatcccaagcctgaacttctatgaagaagttcgggtttgggtaccaaacatgcgcgatttttctcacgcgagtgcaacgcatgacaatgttttgcacttgcgcagaaaaaaaacgcacattttcccgcaacgcacccggctcttatccgggcaaaaaaaatgacgcccatgtgaaagaggcctaaggctttaaTGATCAGCAAAAAAGGAAAACCTCTCTCTAGCCAAAAGGTGAAAGTCTTACAATGCTGACACTTAACAGTAAACTTATCCTTAGGGTCCTTATAGTTCAAAATGATAAACTGTCCTTTCCATGCACAGTCTGGCGAGTACAGCTGCAGCCTGCCCAAAACACTAGAGCAATTCAACACCAACTAAACTGCATTGGAAAGCCCTCCAGAAGCAGCCTAGCTGCCATGCTCCACACACTACCTTCTTTTAATAAGTCTACGTTAAAAGGAGGTTCCTGAACAGCATAGACCCATTAGTCACACTCTGAAATGGTTGCATGAATAGTTAACTTGTTCTAACCCTTTTTGTCAGCTCTATAGTGCAAATATGGAAAGCTATAGATGAAGCTCCAAATAATAACGTTTGACCTCACTCAAGCCTaacaataacaccccccccccccccccccccgcccttatAATGTGCGTTATTCGCCGCAGTTCTCTTCTGCCCTATGAATGGAATACTATAGTCACTGCTGAAGTGATTTCCCAGACCAGTTTTGTTTCTGTTGACTTTGATTTTAAGCCATTCGGTGCCACTATTCTGCCAGGCAAAGAAAAGAGTTTAAAAGAAAGATGATGATaatgataataaataataaataataatgataataatgataataatgataataatgataataataataataataataataataataataataataataataataataataataataataataataataataataataataataataataataataataataataataatataaaaataggaGAGATTTAGAAAACAAATTATATTTCGACTACAATAAATTTAGATTTTATTTCGCTTGTATCTCTAAAAATAGCATCAATAACAGAAGCCTATGAAAAAAGTGGGTCCCTGGGAAGACAAAATAAAAAACGAAGTTCTTGCTATTATGTACTAACATATCTTATTATTTGATATCACTGTTTAAATCTATGCCTTAACAAAGATTAATACTAGCAAAATGGCAATAGGCATAGCAGAGAACTGCTCTCCAAGAGTCCTAGAAATGAAACAAGTGTTGTCGGCTGTCAACATCTGGCagggggagcagcgctgcagtaaacAGCTCCGTCCTCTAAGAAATGGACGGGGCTGTGAAGTTCCGGCTCTGGAACTACTACGAAACAGCCGATtggctggggggtggggggggttggACCTCCTCCAATTTGATACTGTTGGCCTATCCCAAGCACAGGTCATAAACAAAGATCCTAGAAAACTTATTTAGGGAATATTTGTTCATAATCAGTAGACCGACAACTATACATACTACAATTTAGTAGGTGTCACGAAAACGCATTATTGGTAAGGCCCCCCTTCACTTGTATTTAGATTGTAgcttgctgcaaaaaaaaaaaaaaaaaaaaaaaaaaaaaaaaagataaaaaggcATGCGATTATCATCATGTCACATTTTGATGTCTTTTTTAACTATTGCTTTTTTCTTAACACATGCGAAATGCTTTTGGTGTTCATTTTAATGACCACTGTTACAGCTGATGTCCTTTACTCTATTCACTTTATGCCACTGATTGCTTTATATCAAGCATGCTTaatctgtggccctccagctgttgtaaaactacaactcccaccatgcccagctgtaggctgtccgggaatgctgggagttgtagttttacaaaagctggagggccgcaggttgagcatgcctggtttatatTGTATTCCTTGGATATAAAAAGGTGAAAAATCCCTTTTTGGGAACTTTCTTATAGGTGTTAATAATTGGTCTAATGGGTTGCATTTTTGAATGACTATTCACAGATCAATTTCTTGCTTTGTGAATGTTCATGAACAAACGTCGTATCTTGTACACCAGaagtcagcaacctttggcattccagctgttgtgaaactacaattcccagcatgctccattcacttctatagagatCAAATCaaatatgcatgctgggagttgtagtttcacaacagctggagtgccggatgtTGTTTACCCCTGATGTAAATCATTGAGGGTGCCCACTGGGTCTGGTCTGTTTTTTGCAAGCAACATTTCAGTCATGCCATGGAGTGCACCTGACAACAACAAACAGGGGCAGAAAAAAAACCTTAAACGTGGACCCATGCTGCAGGTGGGCCCAAATTGAAAGAAGGCAACGACAACCGAAGATCATCATGTACCCACCTTGCAGCCGTGAGGTGGGCTTATGTGGCCCTCCaaggcattggcccaccaggaaatttccctgtagggtctatggccaatccgcccctgacaacaaacaaaaaacagcTTCTCCACACACAACTgtctttagttaaaggggttatcctggaaaagataaatGATGACTTAtagtcagaataggtcatcattatcccgGATCTATCTAGatcacagatctgatactgataacctagccggaggataagtcattaatatcttTTCCTGGAAAACCCTTAAAATTTACTAAGACCAGCTTTTTACACCAGTcttagatctcccccccccccccccacacggtTGTAAGAGTCGACTAATTTATGATGAAGCACGTGccacatcataaattaggcacatctatgGCAGCCGTGCGCCCTGCATGAATGCCAGGAAATAGGCGTAAAGGTTAGTGAATTTGCCAGGAGCCATGTCCCAGCCCTGTCCACCACCTCTCAAGTGTGGAATGCGGTgcaaaaatgattttaaaaaaaacaggagtaggtCGCCCAATGTATTTAATCCTGCTCTTTCAAATCATAAAAAGGTGGCAACATGCAGCAAAACATAGTCTAAGGGATCTTGAATTTCAGCggtgta
This portion of the Bufo gargarizans isolate SCDJY-AF-19 chromosome 1, ASM1485885v1, whole genome shotgun sequence genome encodes:
- the LOC122924618 gene encoding uncharacterized protein LOC122924618, whose amino-acid sequence is MRSWRRQRTERRGFRRKKERNLCPFVRQPAASRALPEVKGRLEGGATPKGEKVEVSFLTPIPSLRNNDARPVGGRLQFFWEEWTRITKNQYILESIRTGFKIEFRLPPPHLFQTTVFQSTSLQDQLLTDIQKLLTLGAIVQVPPSEEFKGHYSKLFLITKPDGSKRTIINLKFLNKWITHHHFKMESIKSAIPLISPGAFLCTLDLKDAYYHVPIHPHCQQYLRFAIKKDGRIMHFQFQCLPFGISSAPRIFTKVVAEIVAYLRQRQVTIVPYLDDFLLVADSEEELELHKGRTLSLLTRLGWKINLEKSDLQPATQKKFLGTLLNSVTQYSLLPQDKQVSIRERIRAFKLKKKRTLREAMQVLGLMTSCITTVPWAQFHTRTLQAEVLASWDKDHRSLNTKVSLSDGAVNSLSWWLVTENLSRGVAWNTIPLKTLTTDASSHGWGAHLGDQFFQGSWSDADALRSSNYRELKAVWESLRAAEHLLIGHHVRVLSDNVTTVCYIKRQGGTKNPHLQDLANLIFSWSEEKILSISATHLKGSLNYTADFLSRQLVRPGEWKLNQEVFQMICQQWGRPQVDLFASSRNTQLDYFFSLDPRGGPLAVDALSQPWDMSLAYAFPPLLLIPLILKKLRGCSSTLILVAPAWPKRAWFSVLKTMSIREPITLPRRQDLLSQGPLFHPNLDKLNLTAWILRGKP